In Desulfosudis oleivorans Hxd3, the DNA window CATGGAAAGAGCGGGGTGTCCCTTTTCCTCCAGCCACGGCCGGATTTCCTCTTCTGTGGTGCCGATGGTCTCGTCAGCGATCTTGTCGTAAAGATCCGGCACGCCCATGGCTTTTCCACGGGCCTCGATGCGCTCCTTGATCTCCTCCTTGAGCATCTTGGGCATCCAGACCATGCGCAGCAGACCGCCGTCACCCTTGATGAACTTGCCCTGGGTGATGTTGTACTTGGAGTGGCCCACAAAGCCCGGGGAAACCGCGCCGCCGCCCATCACACCGGCCAGGGTGGTAAACTTCATGCCGCAGGGGGTGTCGCCGGTGTAATCCCGGCCCACCGTCATGACGCCGTTCAACCCCGGCAGGGTGGCCGCGATACATTCGCAGCAGCCGCAGGTGGTCATGGGGTCATGCACCATGGAGTAGAGATTGTATTTTTCAACGGCACCACGGGATGTCTTGTAAACAAAATCGTTGACACCCTTCCACTGTCCCAGAACGGGATCAAGGCACTCACCCTTCTGAATCGGCTGGTTGGGGCCGGTGGGGTTGATCTCAAAGGAAGCCTTGCAGTCCATCCAGTTGTAGGCGCCGCACAGGCCGGTCCGCTCCGGGCTGACCGTGCACACGTGGTTGGGCGCAAAGGACTGGCACAGGGTGCAGGAGTAATAGGTCTCCACGTCGTCGTCGGTCATCTTGTCCACGCGCTCGTCTCTGCGCTTGTACTCGGCCCGGGCCGTTTCCGTGAGCTTGTCCACATCCTTCTTGTCCGTGTACAGGGTCACCTGGACCTTGTCCAAAATCTTGCCGAAGTCCTGATGCAGCTTCGCATGCAGCACAACACCGATATCTTTCAGGGTAAATCCCTTTTCCACGGCGGCCTTGCTCACGCGGACCCAGGATATGTCCCGCTGGCCGATGTGCATGACGCCCTGGATGTAGTTGACCAGGTGGTGCGTCTGGCGCTCGAGAATGGGCTCAAAGTCCTCCTGGAACTCGCGACCCGCGATCTGGACAAAGATACCCAGCGGCAGGGTGTCGCCTTCCTTGAGGTCGGGAATGTCCTTGCCCACCACGGTGACCTTGCCGTCTTCGATCTCCTTCATGTCGGCCGACTTGACCAGCTCGGTACACTGGGTCTTGCCGCCGCCCATCTGGGAATGCAGATCCTTACCACGGACCCGCTCACCTTCGTAAGCCGGACCAAAGGCACACGGAATATCAATTTCGGAAACCGTAACCTTCAGGCCGCGCACTTCCACGGACCGCTGCACCATCTCATCATGCGGCACATTGGCCACCACGTGTTCGTAGGTACAGATACCGGTGGGCAGAATTTCCGGAATGTCGGTGTCGGCCAGGGTCGGAAAACCCCAGTTGACGCAGCCGGCCGCCGCGCAGGCCCACTCGGTGCCGATGTCGCCCAGGGCGTTAACAAAGGCAAAGATACGGTTTTTGTTGTACATCAGTATTTTTTTATAGTCGCCGGGCTGAACACCACCAAAGGCCATGGCGGCCCGGTTGGCAAAACCCAGGGCAAACACCGCCGAGGAGATGTCCGGACCAAAGGGAACGATACGGGTGTTCCATCCGATCTGAACGCCGGCCTCAAGCAGCTGGTCAATGAGGCTGGTGCCGTTGTGATTGGCGGCGCAGAAGATGTAGAGGTTCCGTTTCTGATAGTCCTCCACGATCATCTTGGCGATCTCGGGATTCGGGGCCGCGCCCACCATGGCGGCAAAGCCGGGGGCCGAGCCGTCCACGAACTCCACGCCGCGTTTTCTCAGGATGATGTCGTCGGCCGGGCCGACCCACTTCTTGCCGTTTTCCAGGTCCGGGTCTTCCTCGGGAAAATAAAAATCCGGCTCCCGGACGATCCGTAAGGCCTCCTTGACTTCATAGGCCAGAATGGAAGCCATGCCGGCGTCCAGAAGCGGCCCCAGGTAGGGCAGATGGTTTTTGCCCTTGATGTGAGGGGGCAGCAGCTTGCGGGCAAACGCCATGGGCGCCTTCATGTCTTCCAGCGTCTCGACTTTCATGCCGGTCAGCGAATAGATAACCGGCAGATAGTAACCGGTATTGGGAAACTCCACCTTGGTATCCGCGCTCATGGACTCAAGCGCGTTTTCCAGCTCGCCCTCGACCTGGGATACCACTTTATAACCGCCCTGAATGGCGGCGAATGCAACCAACTTAGACATATCGTCCTCCTTCGTTGAGGATTTATTTAAAAAAAGAAATATCCACTATGCTTCCAGGGCCTGGCGGTCGGCCATATCCATGAGCACCCGCTCCCGGGCCTTGTCGATGCCCAGGGCCTTGCGCTTCTTGTCGATATGGGCGATCATCTTGTGGGCGTGCTTGATCGGATCGATTTCCAGGTCCCACATGCCGCCGTAGAGCTTTTCAAACTCATTGAAGATGTAGTTCTGGAAAACCGGTGCCCCCTC includes these proteins:
- the acsB gene encoding acetyl-CoA decarbonylase/synthase complex subunit alpha/beta, with product MSKLVAFAAIQGGYKVVSQVEGELENALESMSADTKVEFPNTGYYLPVIYSLTGMKVETLEDMKAPMAFARKLLPPHIKGKNHLPYLGPLLDAGMASILAYEVKEALRIVREPDFYFPEEDPDLENGKKWVGPADDIILRKRGVEFVDGSAPGFAAMVGAAPNPEIAKMIVEDYQKRNLYIFCAANHNGTSLIDQLLEAGVQIGWNTRIVPFGPDISSAVFALGFANRAAMAFGGVQPGDYKKILMYNKNRIFAFVNALGDIGTEWACAAAGCVNWGFPTLADTDIPEILPTGICTYEHVVANVPHDEMVQRSVEVRGLKVTVSEIDIPCAFGPAYEGERVRGKDLHSQMGGGKTQCTELVKSADMKEIEDGKVTVVGKDIPDLKEGDTLPLGIFVQIAGREFQEDFEPILERQTHHLVNYIQGVMHIGQRDISWVRVSKAAVEKGFTLKDIGVVLHAKLHQDFGKILDKVQVTLYTDKKDVDKLTETARAEYKRRDERVDKMTDDDVETYYSCTLCQSFAPNHVCTVSPERTGLCGAYNWMDCKASFEINPTGPNQPIQKGECLDPVLGQWKGVNDFVYKTSRGAVEKYNLYSMVHDPMTTCGCCECIAATLPGLNGVMTVGRDYTGDTPCGMKFTTLAGVMGGGAVSPGFVGHSKYNITQGKFIKGDGGLLRMVWMPKMLKEEIKERIEARGKAMGVPDLYDKIADETIGTTEEEIRPWLEEKGHPALSMDPLM